A stretch of DNA from Lysinibacillus sp. B2A1:
AAGACAGGAAGTAAATCCTAAAATAGATGCCATGTCTTTTTCGTCGGAGCATGTGCTAAGCATCGGTGAAATGAATATCACAACAGATACTATTCATTTAGTAGCAAATACATTAAAAGAATATGGGATAATACCAATGAATAATAATGAAATCCGCGCTGATAGTCTTACGTTTATGGGAAATTATGAGGACGGAGCAAATTTATTATTAGGACCAAGTGAACGTGTATGGTATTTTTCGAATAAAAAAGCAATAGTCAGTCCAATGGAGATAGAAATTAACAATCAACTACAACTACGTATGAATGAGAAAGCTGAGTTTACAATTACGCGACTATAAAAACATTGTCTACTAGATTAGATAACAAAAGCACTTATATTTGAAGCGTGATCCCAATGCCTAGATATGAGGTTATTTTATGAATAGTTGAATAAAGGAGTCCTATTTATTGAAAGCAAAAAGTGTTAAATTGTATGAATTTGGAAATCCTCTGGAGGTTTTAAAGTTTGAAAATAAAACGATTAAGCCTGCACAAGCACAAGAAATTCTCGTTCGTATGCTAGCACGACCTATAAATCCATCTGATTTAATACCAATTTGGGGCAAGTATGCTCATCGAATTTCTTTACCTACTATTCCTGGTTATGAGGGAGTAGGAATAGTAGAGGATATAGGTCCATCTGTTTCTCAAAATCTTATCGGTAAACGTGTCTTACCTTTACGAGGAGATGGGACTTGGCAGGAGATTGTTCAAACAAGAGCAGAATTTGCTGTACCAATTCCAGATTCAATAGATGATTTTACTGCAGCTCAAATGTATATTAACCCCATGACGGCTTGGGTTACTTGTGCAGAAGTACTAAAACTACGATCAAATGATGTTTTATTAGTGAATGCCTGTGGATCTGCTATCGGTCATATTTTTGCTCAGTTAGCAAAAATAATTGGTTTTCAGCTTATTGCGGTAACGAGAAATAATAGATATACAGACGATTTACTTCAGCTTGGCGCTTCCTATGTCATAGATACCTCTATCACACCGCTCTATGAGACAGTGATGGAAATTACCAATGGCAGGGGTGCTGATGCTGCTATTGATTCCATTGGAGGAGTAGTTGGTAACGACCTTGCTTTCTGTGTAAAACCTGGAGGAGAATTTTTAGCAATTGGTCTATTATCAGGTGTACAAGTGAATTGGCAAAGTATTGTGAAGGAGGCTAATGTTAAGGCCAATATGTTTCATTTAAGACATTGGAATAAGCAAGTCTCGGTAGAAAGATGGCAAGATACATTTCATCAATTAATAAGCTTAGTGAATAGTGGTATGTTAAAAATGATGGCAGTTGATTCTCATTATGATTTGTTAGATATCCAAAAAGCAATAAAGGTTGTGGAATCGTCCAAAACAACTAAAGGAAAGATTTTTCTAACAAGCTATTAAAATCTTGAAAAGAAACGAAGGGCAAGTTGCTATACCCTTCGTTTTTTATTATCAAGTATTTCTTAAAATAAATCCGTTGATAAATAACGAAGACCAGTATCAGGAAGGATGACCACTATCCTTTTTCCTTCGTTCTCAGGACGTTTTGCAAGAACTGTAGCAGCGAATAAGGCAGCACCTGATGAGGTACCTACTAAAAGACCATCTGATTTCGCTACTGTACGAGCGGCTTCATAGGCTTGAACAGTTTCTACTTCAAGCACTTCATCAATGATCTCTAAATGAACATTCGATGGAACGCGTGCCGCTTCAGCGTCAGAGAAGCGGTGAACACCCGTGATTTCAATAATATCTGGATTATCGACGGTTGCAATGGAGTTAATAGCTGGCTCTACACCTATAATTTGAATATTGGGATTTTTAGATTTTAAGAAGGCGCCTGCACCACTTATTGTCCCACCTGTTCCTATTGAGGCTACAAAAATATCAATATCACCGTCCGTATCATCCCAAATCTCAGGACCTGTTGTTAGCTTATGAATGTTTGGGTTGGCCTCATTGTCAAGTTGATTGAGAAATACTACATTTTCCTCTCGATCAATGACGGTTTCTCTAAAAACTTTAATTGTTTCCACAAAATCACCATCTGTTTCCTCAAAGGCTGCTACCATTTCTGGAACATCAGAAAATGGCACTACCTCAGTTCCATATGCCTTCACAACCTTTGTACGCTCCTCACTTACCCCATCCTGCATGTAAATCCGCAGCTTATAACCTTTTGCGGCTGCAATTGCCGCTAAGCCAATACCAGTATTTCCACTTGTCGTTTCAATAATTGTTTTGTCCTTTGTTAAAACACCACGAGCTTCAGCATCCTCGATCATAGCTTTCGCAATACGATCCTTCACACTATTAGCTGGATTAAAGTATTCTAGTTTCACAATTATTTCGGCTTCTAGCTGTTGCTCTTTAACATATTGATTTAAGGCCAAAAGTGGAGTATGCCCAATTAACTCCGTAATGGATTGCTTTATTTTATTTGCAATTACTTGACCCATCCGATCCACTCCTTTTTACCTACTTAACAAACTTGAATTGTAGGAATTAAACGAATCTTATCATTTGAAACTTTTTTGAGCAATGATATTCCTAATAGAAAGATTTAAAAGGCTGATAGAAATAATTAATGTATTCGTAATATCAACTTTTTAATTATGCAAATTCATTTTTGAAAAATGTAGGTAGAATTTGGTGAAAATTCTCTCGCTGCTTAAAAATAAAATCCTCACATTGGTATTTTTGGAAAGCCCATAAATCAGTTATGATAAATATAGTTGATGTTTGCATGGGAGGAAAGAAATGAAAGAGACAATATCTGAGATTTGTATAACTGCGGAAACAAAAATAACAATGATGAAGCAAAGACCTGTCAATTATTTATTGCAAGCAATTTTAGGTGGTCTTTTTATCGGCTTTGGCATATTGCTTATTGTTACAATTGGTGGTTTGTTTGATCCTGCTGGTGTACCAAGTATGAAGGTTGTACAAGGTTTATCATTTGGCGTGGCGCTTAGTATGGTTATGATGGCTGGTGCAAATTTATTTACGGGGGATAATTTAGTTTTAACGATTAGTACATTATCCAAAAAATCTACACCCCTAGAAATGATAGGTATTTGGACATTTAGCTACATAGGAAATTTTTGTGGCTCCCTATTAAGCGTTGGTTTATTTTTTTATGCAGGGCTTGCGGTGG
This window harbors:
- a CDS encoding nitrite transporter NirC (member of the FNT family of formate and nitrite transporters) produces the protein MKETISEICITAETKITMMKQRPVNYLLQAILGGLFIGFGILLIVTIGGLFDPAGVPSMKVVQGLSFGVALSMVMMAGANLFTGDNLVLTISTLSKKSTPLEMIGIWTFSYIGNFCGSLLSVGLFFYAGLAVGDTAAYIEKIAAVKMNAGFIALLCRGILCNLLVCLAVWCAYKLKTEIAKLVMIFCCIFPFITAGFEHSIANMTLFCLALFIPHGELVSFAGAIANLVPVTIGNIIGGAIIGIIYWINSRERF
- a CDS encoding alcohol dehydrogenase; translated protein: MKAKSVKLYEFGNPLEVLKFENKTIKPAQAQEILVRMLARPINPSDLIPIWGKYAHRISLPTIPGYEGVGIVEDIGPSVSQNLIGKRVLPLRGDGTWQEIVQTRAEFAVPIPDSIDDFTAAQMYINPMTAWVTCAEVLKLRSNDVLLVNACGSAIGHIFAQLAKIIGFQLIAVTRNNRYTDDLLQLGASYVIDTSITPLYETVMEITNGRGADAAIDSIGGVVGNDLAFCVKPGGEFLAIGLLSGVQVNWQSIVKEANVKANMFHLRHWNKQVSVERWQDTFHQLISLVNSGMLKMMAVDSHYDLLDIQKAIKVVESSKTTKGKIFLTSY
- a CDS encoding cysteine synthase is translated as MGQVIANKIKQSITELIGHTPLLALNQYVKEQQLEAEIIVKLEYFNPANSVKDRIAKAMIEDAEARGVLTKDKTIIETTSGNTGIGLAAIAAAKGYKLRIYMQDGVSEERTKVVKAYGTEVVPFSDVPEMVAAFEETDGDFVETIKVFRETVIDREENVVFLNQLDNEANPNIHKLTTGPEIWDDTDGDIDIFVASIGTGGTISGAGAFLKSKNPNIQIIGVEPAINSIATVDNPDIIEITGVHRFSDAEAARVPSNVHLEIIDEVLEVETVQAYEAARTVAKSDGLLVGTSSGAALFAATVLAKRPENEGKRIVVILPDTGLRYLSTDLF